One genomic segment of Pyruvatibacter mobilis includes these proteins:
- a CDS encoding class I SAM-dependent methyltransferase — protein sequence MRTVDFARLNLQEGDRVLDLGCGEGRHMHAVYFAKEKIQAVGVDLLFQDVQKARQGFLDFPDLDPSSTRSFGFSVGDALKLPFADNTFDKVICSEVLEHIPDYLGAVKEINRVLKPGGFFGVSVPRYWPERICWALSEDYHNTPGGHVRIFRESQLRGAVEAQGLNFLKRHWAHGLHSPYWWIRCAVGVRDDDNWAVKLYHSFLAWDIVKRPLLTRLLEKIADPLMGKSVVMYFHKSA from the coding sequence GTGCGCACGGTCGACTTCGCCAGGCTTAACCTTCAGGAAGGCGACCGCGTTCTGGACCTTGGCTGCGGCGAAGGACGGCACATGCATGCCGTCTATTTCGCCAAGGAAAAGATCCAGGCCGTCGGCGTCGACCTGCTGTTCCAGGATGTGCAGAAGGCCCGCCAGGGCTTCCTCGATTTCCCGGACCTTGATCCCTCCAGCACCCGCTCCTTCGGCTTTTCCGTCGGCGACGCGCTGAAGCTGCCCTTCGCCGACAACACCTTCGACAAGGTGATCTGTTCCGAAGTGCTGGAGCACATCCCTGATTATCTGGGCGCGGTGAAAGAGATCAACCGCGTGCTCAAGCCCGGCGGATTTTTCGGTGTGTCCGTGCCGCGCTACTGGCCGGAGCGCATCTGCTGGGCGCTGTCGGAGGACTACCACAACACCCCCGGCGGCCATGTACGCATCTTCCGCGAAAGCCAGCTGCGCGGTGCCGTCGAGGCGCAAGGCCTGAACTTCCTCAAGCGCCACTGGGCGCACGGCCTGCACTCCCCCTATTGGTGGATCCGCTGCGCCGTCGGCGTACGCGACGACGATAACTGGGCGGTGAAGCTCTACCATTCGTTCCTCGCCTGGGACATCGTCAAGCGTCCACTCCTCACCCGCCTGCTTGAAAAGATCGCCGATCCGCTGATGGGCAAGAGCGTGGTGATGTATTTCCACAAATCCGCCTGA
- a CDS encoding YybH family protein has translation MSQHAALLFANEAFYRAFADKDMRAMANVWAHDDTVRCLHPGWAPLVGVEEVLGSFQAIFDGPAPPAITPAAAEVAIHGAGPDGDGAVGIVTCYERIGGDFLLATNIFRREKDGGWRLVHHQAGPANDPPAEEDDDGPDTIN, from the coding sequence ATGAGCCAGCACGCCGCCCTGCTGTTCGCCAACGAAGCCTTCTACAGGGCATTCGCGGACAAGGACATGCGCGCCATGGCCAATGTCTGGGCCCATGACGACACGGTCCGCTGCCTGCATCCCGGCTGGGCGCCACTTGTGGGCGTAGAGGAGGTGCTGGGATCCTTCCAGGCGATCTTCGACGGCCCCGCCCCGCCCGCCATTACACCCGCCGCCGCCGAGGTGGCGATCCACGGCGCGGGACCGGACGGCGACGGCGCTGTCGGAATTGTGACTTGCTACGAACGCATCGGCGGCGATTTCCTGCTGGCGACCAACATCTTCCGCCGTGAGAAAGACGGCGGCTGGCGGCTGGTGCACCACCAGGCCGGCCCGGCCAATGATCCGCCGGCGGAAGAAGACGATGACGGCCCCGACACCATCAACTGA
- a CDS encoding glycosyltransferase family 4 protein has product MSQALTRAEMPEFEPRDPVDQRARPGIDRPLRMLMPSYRSNPTTGGQGVYMRLITKALADRGHEIDVISGQPYPVLDPRCRLIKMPSLDLYADPHPIKALWSGKIRDGLDVKEWWLHNSGGFPEPYTFGERMARWARTRVNDYDIVHDNQTLCWGLLKMRDMGMPVLGTIHHPITRDRRIDIKHAPNPFYAFLKWRWYSFLNMQIKVARELEDLIVVSKSTLHDVSKDFGLDPNRLQLCYHGIDTEQWRPMPEIERKPNRLIACASADVPLKGLIYLIRAYDQLLPKYPDLELVVIGSLREGNTSRELERRGIKDKVKFVSGGLTDEDITRMYAEATIAISPSVYEGFGFPCGEAMACGAPVISTDGGSLPEVAGDAAMVVPNSNPEALAKAISTLLDDKDLRDRVGAAGRDRILREFQWSRTAENLEKIYLETINSAHGRLRQA; this is encoded by the coding sequence ATGAGCCAGGCGCTGACGCGCGCTGAGATGCCCGAGTTCGAGCCGCGCGACCCTGTCGACCAGCGCGCCCGCCCCGGCATCGACCGCCCCCTTCGCATGCTGATGCCGAGCTACCGCTCGAACCCCACCACCGGCGGTCAGGGCGTCTATATGCGCCTGATCACGAAGGCGCTGGCGGATCGCGGCCACGAGATCGACGTCATCTCCGGCCAGCCCTACCCGGTGCTGGACCCGCGCTGCCGCCTCATCAAGATGCCGTCGCTCGACCTCTATGCCGATCCGCACCCGATCAAGGCGCTGTGGTCCGGCAAGATCCGCGACGGGCTGGATGTGAAGGAATGGTGGCTGCACAATTCCGGCGGCTTCCCGGAGCCCTACACCTTCGGCGAGCGCATGGCGCGCTGGGCCCGCACCCGCGTCAACGACTACGACATCGTGCACGACAACCAGACCCTGTGCTGGGGCCTTTTGAAGATGCGCGACATGGGCATGCCGGTGCTGGGCACGATCCATCACCCCATCACCCGTGACCGGCGCATCGACATCAAGCACGCGCCCAACCCGTTCTACGCCTTCTTGAAGTGGCGCTGGTATTCCTTCCTCAACATGCAGATCAAGGTCGCCCGCGAGCTGGAAGACCTGATCGTGGTATCCAAGTCCACCCTGCATGACGTGTCGAAGGATTTCGGCCTCGACCCGAACAGGCTGCAGCTCTGCTATCACGGCATCGACACCGAGCAATGGCGTCCCATGCCGGAGATCGAGCGCAAGCCGAACCGCCTTATCGCCTGTGCCAGCGCTGACGTGCCCCTGAAGGGCCTGATCTATCTGATCCGCGCCTACGATCAGCTGCTGCCGAAATACCCGGACCTTGAACTCGTCGTCATCGGCTCCCTGCGCGAAGGCAACACCTCGCGCGAGCTTGAGCGCCGCGGCATCAAGGACAAGGTGAAATTCGTCTCCGGCGGCCTCACCGACGAAGACATCACCCGCATGTATGCGGAAGCAACCATCGCCATCTCGCCATCAGTCTATGAAGGCTTCGGCTTCCCGTGCGGTGAGGCCATGGCCTGCGGCGCCCCGGTGATCTCCACCGATGGCGGCTCGCTTCCGGAAGTCGCCGGCGATGCCGCCATGGTGGTACCCAATTCCAACCCGGAGGCGCTGGCCAAGGCCATCTCCACCCTTCTCGATGACAAGGACCTGCGGGACCGCGTCGGCGCTGCCGGCCGCGACCGCATCCTGCGCGAGTTCCAGTGGAGCCGCACCGCCGAGAACCTCGAAAAGATCTATCTGGAGACCATCAACAGTGCGCACGGTCGACTTCGCCAGGCTTAA
- a CDS encoding alpha/beta fold hydrolase, with translation MSSPAFPEPTFVEANGLKLAIHEQGSGLPVIMCHGFPELAFSWRHQLPAVAAAGFRAIAPDQRGYGRTVDAATGRIPDGVEAYDMKHLTGDMVAMMDAMGIDKAIFCGHDWGGFVVWQMPLRHPDRVAGVIGVNTPFIPRGPIEPITAMREAYGDDMYIVYFQQPGVADELFGKDIPKSLRFWYRKSAVTLEDFDKAAPDAAKNLALTKLFEVPESEWGGDALLTPEEAAYYEAAFARTGFTGGLNWYRNFTRNWQRSENLPDRVDVPCLMISAANDVVLRPELTDGMEQFCPDLEKHVIADCGHWTQAEKPDELNALITDWLTRRFSTGS, from the coding sequence ATGAGTTCCCCCGCCTTTCCCGAACCGACCTTTGTCGAGGCTAACGGCCTCAAGCTCGCAATCCATGAGCAGGGGTCCGGCCTGCCCGTCATCATGTGCCATGGCTTCCCGGAGCTGGCCTTCTCGTGGCGCCACCAGCTGCCCGCCGTGGCCGCTGCGGGCTTCCGCGCCATTGCGCCGGACCAGCGCGGCTATGGCCGCACGGTGGATGCTGCAACCGGCCGCATCCCGGACGGCGTCGAGGCCTATGACATGAAGCACCTCACCGGTGACATGGTGGCCATGATGGACGCCATGGGCATCGACAAGGCTATCTTCTGCGGCCACGACTGGGGCGGCTTCGTCGTCTGGCAGATGCCCCTGCGCCACCCGGACCGCGTGGCGGGCGTCATCGGCGTCAACACGCCCTTCATCCCGCGCGGGCCCATCGAGCCCATCACCGCCATGCGCGAGGCCTATGGCGATGACATGTATATCGTCTATTTCCAGCAGCCCGGCGTGGCCGATGAGCTGTTCGGGAAGGACATCCCGAAATCCCTGCGCTTCTGGTATCGCAAGAGCGCCGTGACGCTGGAGGATTTCGACAAGGCCGCGCCTGACGCGGCAAAGAACCTTGCCCTTACCAAGCTCTTCGAGGTGCCGGAGAGCGAATGGGGCGGCGACGCGCTGCTGACCCCTGAGGAAGCGGCCTATTATGAGGCCGCCTTTGCCCGCACGGGGTTCACCGGTGGCCTCAACTGGTACCGCAATTTCACCCGCAACTGGCAGCGCTCCGAAAACCTGCCGGACCGCGTGGACGTGCCCTGCCTTATGATTTCCGCCGCCAATGACGTGGTGCTGCGCCCGGAGCTGACCGACGGCATGGAGCAGTTCTGTCCCGACCTTGAAAAACACGTCATTGCCGATTGCGGTCACTGGACGCAGGCTGAAAAGCCGGATGAACTCAACGCCCTCATCACTGACTGGCTCACCCGCCGCTTCAGCACCGGCAGCTGA